The proteins below are encoded in one region of Acidobacteriota bacterium:
- a CDS encoding 4Fe-4S dicluster domain-containing protein — translation MAYVIAEPCIGTKDCACVDACPVDCIHPKTDEGDFAEAKQLFIDPVECIDCGACVPVCPVTAIFALDDLPEQWKDFAATNAAHFGR, via the coding sequence ATGGCCTACGTGATCGCCGAACCCTGCATTGGAACCAAAGACTGCGCCTGCGTCGACGCATGCCCGGTGGACTGCATCCACCCCAAGACGGATGAGGGCGACTTTGCCGAAGCCAAGCAGCTTTTCATCGATCCGGTGGAGTGCATCGACTGCGGCGCCTGCGTGCCGGTCTGCCCGGTGACGGCCATCTTCGCCCTCGACGATCTCCCCGAACAGTGGAAGGATTTCGCGGCGACGAATGCGGCGCACTTCGGCCGCTAA
- a CDS encoding enoyl-ACP reductase produces MTDEIRNQPVLVMGIANRWSLAYAIAKSLSEAGARLLLTYQAERVQKTVEELGQALGATHVYPCDVSQDAAISELFARIGRDLGDVPLAGVVHSIAFAQKEDLDRAFHATSRAGFHQALDVSAYSLVSVAHGAAPLMREGGSIVTLSYLGAQRVVPNYNVMGVAKAALEAAVRYLASELGPQGIRVNAISAGPVRTASARAVRDLGSMIDHVAQHAPLRRAIDPAEVADTARFLLSPAGRGITGDTLFVDSGYHIMGF; encoded by the coding sequence ATGACCGATGAGATACGGAACCAACCGGTTCTGGTGATGGGCATTGCCAATCGCTGGAGCCTGGCCTACGCCATCGCCAAAAGCCTCAGCGAAGCCGGTGCGCGGCTGCTGTTGACCTATCAGGCTGAACGCGTGCAGAAGACGGTCGAGGAGTTGGGGCAGGCGCTGGGCGCCACCCACGTCTATCCCTGCGACGTCAGCCAGGACGCCGCCATCAGCGAGCTGTTCGCCCGGATCGGCCGTGACCTCGGCGACGTTCCCCTCGCTGGCGTGGTGCATAGCATCGCCTTTGCGCAAAAGGAAGACCTTGACCGGGCCTTCCATGCCACCAGCCGTGCCGGCTTCCATCAGGCACTCGATGTCAGCGCCTATTCCCTCGTGAGCGTCGCCCACGGAGCCGCGCCGCTGATGCGCGAGGGCGGCAGCATCGTCACCCTCAGCTACCTGGGCGCGCAGCGCGTGGTGCCGAACTACAACGTCATGGGCGTGGCCAAGGCGGCACTCGAAGCCGCGGTCCGCTATCTGGCGAGCGAGCTGGGGCCGCAAGGCATTCGCGTGAACGCCATTTCGGCCGGCCCGGTGCGCACGGCCTCGGCGCGCGCGGTGCGCGACCTGGGATCGATGATCGATCACGTGGCCCAACACGCGCCGCTGCGGCGCGCGATTGATCCGGCCGAAGTCGCCGATACCGCCCGCTTCCTGCTCAGCCCGGCCGGACGCGGCATTACCGGCGATACGCTGTTCGTGGATAGCGGCTATCACATCATGGGGTTCTGA
- a CDS encoding methylenetetrahydrofolate--tRNA-(uracil(54)-C(5))-methyltransferase (FADH(2)-oxidizing) TrmFO: MGPAPVKVIGGGLAGPEAAWQLARQGVAVELWEMRPRVFTPAHQTSALGELVCSNSLKSEAPNSAPWLLKQELRRGDSLLLACAAQAAVPGGQALTVDRVQFSAAIEAALTALPQVSIRREEATALPSDITIIASGPLTSAPLARVLAELAGHEHLYFYDAISPIVEADSLDYERMYPGSRWGKGGDDFWNCPLDRAQYEQFRQAILEADSYPLHAFEETGFFEACLPLEELARRGPETLRFGPMKPVGLPDPRTGRPPYAAVQLRRENLRADSFNLVGFQNHLRFGAQAQILRLIPGLERARIVRFGQVHRNSYLAAPAVLTERLQFRRNPRVWAAGQLCGTEGYVEAIATGWLAGRFAAAEAQGRTLAPPPRTTALGSLLHYITASSAHGYAPANMTFDLLPPLETPVRDREQRHQRQCARALTDCDAWLQPQREAVPA, from the coding sequence CTGGGGCCCGCGCCTGTCAAAGTCATTGGCGGCGGCCTGGCGGGTCCGGAGGCGGCCTGGCAGCTTGCGCGCCAGGGCGTTGCGGTCGAGCTGTGGGAAATGCGGCCGCGCGTGTTTACGCCCGCGCACCAGACCAGCGCCCTGGGCGAACTGGTTTGTTCGAACTCGCTCAAATCGGAAGCGCCCAACTCCGCCCCCTGGCTGCTCAAGCAAGAGCTGCGGCGCGGCGATTCCCTGCTGCTCGCCTGCGCCGCCCAGGCTGCCGTACCCGGCGGCCAGGCGCTGACCGTAGACCGCGTGCAGTTTTCCGCAGCCATCGAAGCCGCCCTGACCGCGCTGCCGCAGGTGAGCATCCGCCGCGAGGAAGCCACCGCTCTGCCCAGCGACATCACCATCATCGCCAGCGGACCGCTGACGTCGGCGCCGCTCGCCCGGGTGCTGGCCGAACTTGCCGGCCACGAGCACCTGTACTTCTACGACGCCATCAGCCCGATTGTTGAGGCCGATTCGCTCGACTACGAGCGCATGTACCCCGGCTCGCGCTGGGGCAAAGGCGGGGACGACTTCTGGAACTGTCCACTCGACCGTGCGCAGTACGAGCAGTTCCGGCAGGCGATCCTCGAGGCTGACAGCTATCCGCTGCACGCGTTTGAGGAGACCGGCTTCTTCGAGGCCTGCCTGCCGCTGGAAGAGCTGGCGCGGCGCGGCCCGGAGACGCTGCGCTTTGGCCCCATGAAGCCCGTGGGTCTTCCCGATCCGCGCACCGGGCGGCCACCCTACGCCGCCGTGCAGTTGCGCCGCGAGAACCTGCGGGCCGACAGCTTCAACCTCGTCGGCTTCCAGAACCATCTGCGCTTCGGCGCGCAGGCGCAGATTCTGCGCCTCATCCCCGGCCTGGAGCGGGCGCGTATCGTGCGCTTCGGGCAGGTGCATCGCAACAGCTATCTCGCGGCGCCGGCCGTGCTCACCGAGCGGCTGCAGTTCCGGCGTAACCCGCGCGTCTGGGCCGCCGGCCAGTTATGCGGCACCGAAGGCTACGTCGAAGCCATCGCCACCGGCTGGCTGGCCGGGCGCTTTGCCGCCGCCGAGGCGCAGGGCCGCACGCTCGCGCCGCCGCCACGGACCACGGCGCTGGGCTCGCTCCTGCATTACATCACCGCCTCGAGCGCCCACGGCTACGCGCCCGCCAACATGACGTTTGATTTGCTGCCGCCGCTCGAAACGCCCGTGCGCGATCGCGAGCAGCGTCACCAGCGCCAGTGCGCCCGCGCCCTGACGGATTGCGACGCCTGGCTGCAGCCACAGCGCGAGGCCGTGCCCGCATGA
- a CDS encoding tyrosine recombinase XerC, whose protein sequence is MTLQAAITDFLERYLEGERNASPHTLRNYAADLRQFAAFAGAQTELGALRRERIREFLADGLARGVSRATQARHLSTLRSLFRYALRQNWIGENPARLLATPRLGRHLPAIPTTEQVNQMLDAPDPRETAPFPERDHALLELLYGSGLRVSEAVGINLRDVDYVRACVRVLGKGRKQRVVPFGQKARAALDSYLAVRAVLPPQPRDNPALFLNHRGRRLTTRSVARIVKASARAFGLPLDLHPHTLRHAFASHLLSEGADLRAIQEMLGHRSLATTQRYTRTDIRQLTEVYDRAHPFEKG, encoded by the coding sequence ATGACGTTGCAGGCGGCCATCACCGATTTTCTCGAACGCTATCTCGAAGGCGAGCGCAACGCCAGTCCCCATACGCTGCGCAATTACGCCGCCGACCTGCGGCAGTTCGCCGCCTTTGCGGGCGCGCAGACCGAGCTCGGCGCGCTGCGGCGCGAACGCATCCGTGAGTTCCTGGCCGACGGCCTGGCACGCGGTGTCAGCCGCGCCACCCAGGCGCGGCACTTGTCTACGCTGCGGTCGCTGTTCCGCTACGCCCTGCGCCAGAACTGGATCGGCGAAAATCCGGCGCGCCTGCTCGCCACGCCGCGCCTGGGCCGCCATCTGCCCGCCATCCCCACAACCGAGCAAGTCAACCAAATGCTCGATGCTCCCGATCCCCGCGAGACCGCGCCCTTCCCCGAGCGCGATCACGCCCTGCTGGAGCTGCTCTACGGCAGCGGCCTGCGGGTGAGTGAAGCCGTGGGGATCAATTTGCGCGACGTGGATTACGTCCGGGCCTGCGTGCGCGTGCTGGGCAAAGGCCGCAAGCAGCGCGTGGTACCGTTCGGGCAAAAGGCGCGGGCCGCGCTGGATTCGTATCTCGCCGTGCGGGCCGTGCTGCCGCCGCAGCCGCGCGACAACCCCGCGCTGTTTCTGAACCATCGCGGCCGCCGCCTGACCACGCGTTCGGTGGCGCGCATCGTCAAAGCCAGCGCCCGCGCCTTCGGCCTGCCGCTCGACCTGCATCCCCACACCCTGCGCCACGCCTTCGCCTCACACCTGTTGAGCGAAGGCGCCGACCTGCGCGCCATTCAAGAGATGCTCGGCCATCGCAGCCTGGCGACCACGCAACGCTACACGCGCACGGATATCCGCCAGCTCACCGAAGTCTACGACCGCGCCCACCCATTCGAGAAAGGCTAG